CCCATAGAACGCTTGCAGGAGCATCGCCCGAAGCAGCTTCTCCGGTGCGACCGAGGGGCGACCGAAGTCCGTATAGAGCTTGCCGAACTCCCCAGAAAGATCGCTCAGCGCTGCATTCGCCAAGTCCCGGATCACCCGTAACGGGTGGTCCACGCGAACCCGAGCCTCCAGGTCCACATAACTGAACAGCGAGCCCGACCGTTCGTCACTCCCCCGCATCGCGCCCCCAAGATAAAAATCCGATCCCAGAGAATCACGATCCGAAACGCTCCGCCACCAACTTCTTCAACAGCCTGCTAGGGTTAACCGCGCCGCACGCTCGCGCCCCCGTCGACCGGCAACGTGACACCGGTAATGAAGTTGGCTTCGTCGGAGGCGAGAAACAGCGTGGCGTTGGCGACGTCCCAGCCGGTACCCATCTTGTGGCGCAGCGGCACCCTGCTGTCGCGTTCGGCCTCGACTTCGGCGCGGCTCTTCTTGAATTCGCGGGCGCGAGTGTCGACCGCCATCGGCGTATTCATCAATCCGGGCAGGATCACATTGGCGCGAATGCCGTATTGCGCGTTCTGGTAGGCGAGTTGCTCGGTGAAGGCGATCATCGCCGATTTCGTTGCCTTGTAGGCGACATAGGGATAGGTCGTGATCGCGGCCATCGACGAGATGTTGATGATCGCGCCGCGCTGCTGTTGCCGCATGATCGGGATCACGTGCTTGGCGGCGAGAACGCAACTCTTCAGGTTGATCGCCACGCAGCGATCGAACGCCTCTTCGGTGATGTCGAGCAGCTCGGCGTCGCCGCCGGACAGGCTGACGCCGACATTGTTGTGCAGGATGTCGACGCTGCCCCAGCGCGTATGCGCGTCCGTCACCATGGCCTTGATGTCGGCATTTCGCGTGACGTCGGCCTTGAAGGCGACGGCGGTGCCGCCCTTGGCCGCGATCAGGTCGACAGTCTCCTGCGCCGAGGCCAGATTGTGATCGACGCACAGCACCTTCGCGCCCTCGCGGGCGAAGGTCAGTGCGGTGGCGCGGCCGTTGCCGATGCCTTCGCCGGGACTTTGTCCGGCCCCGACGACGATGGCGACACGATCTTGCAGGCGCATGTCATTTCACTCCCTGTAACGGGTACTGCTGCAGTACCTCTTTGTAGGTAGGTTCGTTGTCGATCTTCATGGTGGCGAGCACGCGCACCACGGCGCAGTAGAACGCAATCGTCAGCACGAGGTCGGTCATGTGCTCGTCGGACAGCTGCGTCTTGATCTCGGCAAAGGTCGTATCCGACATCGCGAGCTCGCGGACCATCTCGCGGGCGCCTCTGAGGATCGCCCTGGCGAGCGGCTCGAGCTTCGACGGTTTGCCATCGGTCTCCGCGATCAGGCCCTCGATATCAGCGTCGGTGACGCCGAACTCCTTGCCGATCTTCACATGATGGGTGAACTCATATTCCGACTTCTCGAGCCAACCGACCTGCAGGATTGCAAGTTCGCGTAAGCGCGGATCGAGCTTGCTCTTGAAGCGGATGTAGCCGCCGATCCCGTTGAAGGCGCGCGCCATGTCCGGCGAGTTGACCAGGAGCTTGTGCAGGTTGGTGTTGCGCTTGAGCATGTCCCGATATTCGGGCGCAACCTGATCGGCTTCGAGATAGGGCAGGCGGGCCATTGTTGTTGTCCTTGGTTTGGCGGCTTGCGGCATGCGCGGCGGTCGTTTCAGCCGTAGAGTGCTTTGTACTCGCGTTGATAGTTGGCGTAGGAATCCTTCATGCTGGCGCCGTTGAGCAGCATGGTCGCAACCGGAGTGTTGTCGGCGTCGAACACGGTTGTCCGCACCCACATGCTCTCGGTGCGCTTGCTGCCGGAGAGCGCGACGACTTCGCGCTCGGCCCAATAGGTTTCGCCCGGGAACAGCGGCCCGCGCAGCAGCCGGATCTCCTGGTCCGCGAACAGGCCGACGGCGGGACCGCGGACCGGCAGCCGGTCCTCGCGCGCGCGGTACTGAAACAGCACGCTCAGCATCTCCATCGGGATGATGGCCCGGCCCCAGGGATTGTGCTCCAGCGAGTAGTAATCCGACGGTTCGGTGATCACCTTCAGCTTGTCGGTCAGCGAGAATGGGTAGAGATCGCCCATGTTCTGGTCGAAATCCATCTTGATTGCCTGCCGGGGCGTCTTCATGCCGACCTTGATGTCGGCGAGGATGACGGGATCGGTCAGCGGCTTCAACTCGCCGAGCCGGTGGCTAAGGGCCGTCTCCGTGCCGTCGCCGTCAATGGAGGCGGTGCCGCGCAAGATCTCGGTGCCGTCGCGCTTGATCATCCCGATTGCGCAAACGGTCTGGCCCGGTTTCGGCTTCTCGATCTGGGCCTGGACCTCTTCGCCTTCGAAGGCGGGATTGCGGTAATGCGCGGATAGGCATCCGGTCATGAACCAGGCTCGGCCCCAGATCCGCTCGCACAGTGGCGCGAACTGGCTGAAGTGGGTTGGTCCTTCGATCGTGCCGCCGCGGAAGCCGAGCTTCTGCGCGGTTGCATCGTCGTGGATCGAGGCGTGAGAGTCGTAGACCTGGGCCTGAAGCATCTGCTTCGGGCTGCGCCAGGGACCCACCAGCAGATTGCCGTTCTCCACGATTTCGGTCGTGAACGCGGTTTCGACTGTAATCATCCTTGGTCTCCCTTTGCGCGCCACCGTTTCAAAGAAGGCGCGGTTCGGCAAGGCCTCGCATATGCAGCAGGGAGAGGAGATATGTCTTGCCGCAAGGGGACAAGGCTGTTCATGCATAACAAAATCACTGCATGCTGATGCATGATCCTGTCCGAAGCGAAACGAGACCGGGTCGGACCGGCGCGGCAGAGACGGGATGGGGAGCCTGACGAATGGGGTTGATGGAAGTTGGACTGGACGACAAGTACCGGTTGGACGCGAAACGAATTTTCCTTTCCGGTACCCAGGCGCTGGTCCGATTGCCCATGTTGCAGCGCGAACGCGATCGTGCGCACGGGCTGAACACCGCGGGTTTCATCTCCGGCTACCGCGGCTCGCCGCTCGGCATGTACGACCACGCGCTGTGGCGCGCGAAGTCTTTCCTGAAAGAACATGACATCGCATTCGTGCCGGGTCTCAACGAGGACCTGGCGGCCACCGCGGTATGGGGCAGCCAGCAAGTCGGCATGTTTCCGGGCGCCAAGGTCGATGGCGTGTTCGGCATTTGGTACGGCAAGGGCCCCGGCGTCGACCGCTCGCTCGACGCGCTCAAGCACGCCAATTCCGCCGGCACCTCGCCCAATGGCGGCGTGATCGCGCTTGCCGGCGACGACCATGGCTGCCAGTCCTCCACCCTGGCCCATCAGAGCGAGCAGGTGTTCGCCTCGGCACTGATGCCGGTGGTCAATCCGGCGACGCTGCAGGACTATCTTGACCTCGGTATCCTCGGCTTTGCGTTGTCGCGCTATTCCGGCTGCTGGGTCGGCTTCAAGGCGATCTCGGAGACGGTGGAAAGCTCGGCCTCGATCGTCAGCGATCCCGATCGCATCAAGATCATCATGCCCGACGATTTCGAGATGCCGCCGGGCGGACTGTCGATCCGCTGGCCGGATCCGCCGCTCGAGGCGGAGCGGCGGCTGCATGGGCCGAAGATGGAGGCGGTGGCTGCGTTTACCCGCGTCAACCGCTTCGACCGCATCGTGCTGGATTCGAAGCCGGCGCGGCTCGGCATCATGGCGACCGGCAAGGCCTATCTCGATCTGCGCCAGGCGCTGGCCGATCTCGGCCTCACGGATGCGGACGCGCAGGCGCTCGGCCTGCGCATCTACAAGGTGGCGCTGACCTGGCCGCTGGAGGAACGCGGGGCGCGCGCCTTCGCCGAGGGGCTGCAGGACGTGCTCGTGGTCGAGGAGAAGCGTGGCTTCATCGAGGATCAGCTCGTCCGCATCCTCTACAACATGGATGCCTCGAAGCGGCCTTCGGTGGTCGGCAAGCGCGACGAGAGCGGCGCGATGCTCCTGCCGAGCGAAGGCGAGCTGACGCCGACCATGGTGGCGGCCGCCGTGGTCGCGCGCCTGCGCAAGCTCGGGCATCGCAGCCCGATGCTGGAGCAGCGGCTGGCGAAGCTCGAGGCGTTCGATCGGCCGGCCGAAGGCACCGGCGCCGTCAAGCTGGCGCGCACCCCGTATTTCTGCTCGGGCTGCCCGCACAACACCTCCACCAAGATCCCCGAGGGCAGCCGCGCGATGGCCGGCATCGGCTGTCACGGCATGGCGCTGTCGGTGCCGAACCGCCGCACCGCGACCATCTCGCATATGGGCGCGGAGGGCGTGAGCTGGATCGGGCAGGCCCCGTTCACCAGCGAAGAGCATGTGTTCCAGAATCTCGGCGACGGCACCTACACCCATTCCGGTCTGCTGGCGCTGCGTGCGGCCGCCGCGGCCGGCGTCAACATCACTTACAAGATCCTCTACAACGACGCGGTCGCAATGACTGGCGGCCAGCCCGCTGAAGGCGGCTTCACCGTGTCGCAGATCGCACACCAGGTCGCGGCCGAGGGCACCAAGCGGCTTGCGATCGTCTCCGACGATCCCGACAAGTACCCGGCCAACTATTTCCCGGCCGGTGCCACCGTGCATCATCGCCGCGAGCTCGATGCCGTGCAGCGGAGCTTGCGCGAGATCAAGGGCCTGACGGTTCTGATCTACGACCAGACCTGCGCCGCCGAGAAGCGCCGCCGCCGCAAGCGCGGGCTCTATCCCGATCCGGCGAAGCGCATCTTCATCAACGAACGGGTCTGTGAAGGGTGCGGCGACTGTTCGCAGGCCTCGAACTGCGTCTCGGTGCAGCCGCTGGAAACCGAGTTCGGCCGCAAGCGCCGCATCGACCAGTCGAACTGCAACAAGGATTTCTCCTGCATCGAGGGATTCTGCCCGAGCTTCGTCACCGTGCTCGATCCCAAGCTGCGCAAGGCGGACCGCACCGCGGCCGATCCGAAGGCGCTGTTCGCCGACCTGCCGACGCCGCCTGCGACCGCGCTCGCCGGACCCTACAACATCCTGATCACCGGCATCGGCGGCACCGGCGTCATCACTATCGGCGCGCTGCTCGGCATGGCCGCGCATGTCCAGGGGCTGGCCTGCTCGACGCTCGACTTCACCGGCCTGTCGCAGAAGAACGGCGCGGTCATGAGCCATGTCCGGCTCGCGCCGGCCGCTGACATGCTGACCACGGTGCGCATCGCGCCCGGCAATGCCAATCTGATCCTCGGCTGCGACCTTGTCGTTGCGACCAGCGCCCCGGCGTTGAGCCGGGCCGAGCGCGGCGTCACCCGCGCCGTCGTCAACGCCGACCTGCTGCCGACCGCGAGCTTCGTGATCAATCCGGACATCGATTTCGAGGCCGGCGCGATGCGCGATGCACTGAGCGGCGCGGTGACACCTGCTGATCTCGACATCCTCGATGCCACGGGCCTGGCCACCGCGCTGATGGGCGACAGCATCGCGACCAACGCCTTCATGCTCGGCTTCGCGTTCCAGCGCGGCGCGATCCCGCTGTCGCTGGAGGCGATCCTGAAGGCGATCGAGCTCAACGGTGCAGCGATCGAGATGAACAAGACGGCGTTCTCATGGGGCCGGCTCGCCGCGCACGACCTGCAGCGCGTGGTCAGCGCCGCGCGGTTCAAGAGCGCGGGTGCTGCGCCCGCCAAGCGGACGCTGGACGAGGCGATCGCGTACCGCGCCAAGTTCCTCACCGATTATCAGGACGAGGCTTACGCCAGGCGCTATCTCGACGATGTCGCGCGCGTGCGTGCGGCCGAGGTTGCGGCCGCGCCGGGCTCGCAGGAGCTGACCGAGGCCTTCGCCAAGGGCCTGTTCAAGCTGATGGCCTACAAGGACGAGTATGAGGTCGCGCGGCTCTATTCCGACGGCGAGTTCGCCAGGGCCTTGCGGGAACAGTTCGACGGCAATCCGAAACTGAAGGTGCTGCTGGCGCCGCCGCTGCTCGCGCAGCGCGATCCCGTTACCGGCCGTCTGCAGAAGCGCGAGTTCGGCCCGTGGGTGTTCCAGGCCTTCAGCATCCTGGCGCGGCTGAAGGGCCTGCGCGGCACCGCGTTCGACATCTTCGGCTACACAGCCGAGCGCAGGATGGAGCGCGCCTTGCCGGGCGAGTATTCCGCGATGATCCTGCGTCACCTCGACGGCAAGCAGCCGCTCGACCTGCCGCGGCTGGTGGCGCTGGCCAAGGCAGCCGATCTGGTGCGCGGCTACGGCCACATCAAGGAAGCCAACGTCGCCCGCTACCGCGGCGAATGCGCGCGGCTGGAAAGCGCAATCGGCCAGCCGGTGGCGCAGGCGGCCGAATAGGACCGATGAGGCCGGCCGCGGTGGGAACTTTCCGCGGCCGGCATTGTTGAGCGGTAACCCTGCCCGCAGCATCGGCTGGATTTGGGCGGCGGGGCTCCTACATGATCACGGTAGTATTTGAGTGATTTCAGGAGGCCGTTTGATGGTCCTGAAAAGCGCTTTTGTTGCCACCGTTTGTACCGCGTCCCTGGTGTTGGGTGGCGTGGCGTTGGCTGATGAGTACCGCCCGGACGAGTTCTTCAGCCTCGATCTCTCCAAGGCCGTGCTGTCGCCGAAGCGGCTCGGCCCGCCCGCCCAGTTCGAGCCGGTCCCCGTCGAAGCCAATTCCGACCGCAGCGCGAACGGGCCGACGCCGCAGGCCAATGCCGAACCGAAGGTTGAGGACACGAAGGTTGCGCCGCAGAAGGCGGTACGCACCGCCAGGGTGACGGCGACGCGGGTCGAGAAGAAGGCGCCGGTCGAGAAGAAGCGGGAAGCCAGGCGCGTTCCTGCACGGGCCAAGCTGGCGCGTCGCCACAGTAACCCGCTCGACGCCCAGGCCCGCGACACGCGGATCCAGACCTGGCCGTGCCGCTCCGGCGGCATCTGCAACTGGAAGCGATGAGATACTCCTCGCATCTCTGCTCTCTTATTCCCGCGTCAATACCAAACCCGTTATCCTGAGGAAGCGCATTAGCGCCGTCTCGAAGGATCGACGGCCAGGCTGCAAGATCAGGGCCGTGCATCTTTCGAGACGCGCGCGAGAACGCGCTCCTCAGATGACGGGTTCGCTGTTCCCGCGCGGTGATCCGGGCCCGCACCGATCTCGCCGCGGCCCGGCGAGATTATGGCGCAACACATCTAGGCGCGTCGCGACATCTTGATGGCCGACGTCTTGCGGAAGCGGCGGGTTTGCAGGCAGACTACGCGTCGGCAGTCCTGCCAATTTCATTCCCACCAAACGATTTGCTGGCGTGACGTCGTCGATGGCATCGGCGTTCCACGCGTCAGGAGCACTCCATGGACAATCTGCAGACACAGGGCATCAGCCTGCCCCGGCTCGGGCTCGGCACCTTCCGCATGCAGGGCGACGCGTGCCGCGCGGCGGTCGAGAGTGCGCTCGGGCTCGGCTATCGGCACATCGACACCGCCGAAATGTACGCCAATGAAGAGCCGATCGGAGCTGCAATCGCGACCTCGAAGGTCGCGCGCCAGGACCTGCACGTGACCACGAAGGTCTGGCACGAGAACCTGGCGCCCGATGCGATCCGCAAAGCCTTCGATGCCAGCCTGAAGAAACTGCGCCTCGATCACGTCGATCTCTATTTGGTGCATTGGCCGTCGCGCTCCATGAACCTGCCGGCGATCTTCGAGACGTT
The DNA window shown above is from Bradyrhizobium sp. ISRA464 and carries:
- a CDS encoding carboxymuconolactone decarboxylase family protein — encoded protein: MARLPYLEADQVAPEYRDMLKRNTNLHKLLVNSPDMARAFNGIGGYIRFKSKLDPRLRELAILQVGWLEKSEYEFTHHVKIGKEFGVTDADIEGLIAETDGKPSKLEPLARAILRGAREMVRELAMSDTTFAEIKTQLSDEHMTDLVLTIAFYCAVVRVLATMKIDNEPTYKEVLQQYPLQGVK
- a CDS encoding indolepyruvate ferredoxin oxidoreductase family protein is translated as MGLMEVGLDDKYRLDAKRIFLSGTQALVRLPMLQRERDRAHGLNTAGFISGYRGSPLGMYDHALWRAKSFLKEHDIAFVPGLNEDLAATAVWGSQQVGMFPGAKVDGVFGIWYGKGPGVDRSLDALKHANSAGTSPNGGVIALAGDDHGCQSSTLAHQSEQVFASALMPVVNPATLQDYLDLGILGFALSRYSGCWVGFKAISETVESSASIVSDPDRIKIIMPDDFEMPPGGLSIRWPDPPLEAERRLHGPKMEAVAAFTRVNRFDRIVLDSKPARLGIMATGKAYLDLRQALADLGLTDADAQALGLRIYKVALTWPLEERGARAFAEGLQDVLVVEEKRGFIEDQLVRILYNMDASKRPSVVGKRDESGAMLLPSEGELTPTMVAAAVVARLRKLGHRSPMLEQRLAKLEAFDRPAEGTGAVKLARTPYFCSGCPHNTSTKIPEGSRAMAGIGCHGMALSVPNRRTATISHMGAEGVSWIGQAPFTSEEHVFQNLGDGTYTHSGLLALRAAAAAGVNITYKILYNDAVAMTGGQPAEGGFTVSQIAHQVAAEGTKRLAIVSDDPDKYPANYFPAGATVHHRRELDAVQRSLREIKGLTVLIYDQTCAAEKRRRRKRGLYPDPAKRIFINERVCEGCGDCSQASNCVSVQPLETEFGRKRRIDQSNCNKDFSCIEGFCPSFVTVLDPKLRKADRTAADPKALFADLPTPPATALAGPYNILITGIGGTGVITIGALLGMAAHVQGLACSTLDFTGLSQKNGAVMSHVRLAPAADMLTTVRIAPGNANLILGCDLVVATSAPALSRAERGVTRAVVNADLLPTASFVINPDIDFEAGAMRDALSGAVTPADLDILDATGLATALMGDSIATNAFMLGFAFQRGAIPLSLEAILKAIELNGAAIEMNKTAFSWGRLAAHDLQRVVSAARFKSAGAAPAKRTLDEAIAYRAKFLTDYQDEAYARRYLDDVARVRAAEVAAAPGSQELTEAFAKGLFKLMAYKDEYEVARLYSDGEFARALREQFDGNPKLKVLLAPPLLAQRDPVTGRLQKREFGPWVFQAFSILARLKGLRGTAFDIFGYTAERRMERALPGEYSAMILRHLDGKQPLDLPRLVALAKAADLVRGYGHIKEANVARYRGECARLESAIGQPVAQAAE
- a CDS encoding SDR family NAD(P)-dependent oxidoreductase, whose product is MRLQDRVAIVVGAGQSPGEGIGNGRATALTFAREGAKVLCVDHNLASAQETVDLIAAKGGTAVAFKADVTRNADIKAMVTDAHTRWGSVDILHNNVGVSLSGGDAELLDITEEAFDRCVAINLKSCVLAAKHVIPIMRQQQRGAIINISSMAAITTYPYVAYKATKSAMIAFTEQLAYQNAQYGIRANVILPGLMNTPMAVDTRAREFKKSRAEVEAERDSRVPLRHKMGTGWDVANATLFLASDEANFITGVTLPVDGGASVRRG